One Corynebacterium efficiens YS-314 DNA segment encodes these proteins:
- a CDS encoding FMN reductase, with translation MRTLTVVTAGLSNPSTTRSVADQLTNAVEAAITARGESVDIEVIEIRDLIFDLATAFTSAGMSSPALDAAKERLAHSDGLIAVTPVFTASYSGIFKMFFDALDPKTIVGLPTLIAASAGTERHSLVLDHAIRPMFNYLRAVVVPTGVFAATADFGTEAGVEFERRVNRAAGELATLMLQDYGSVQGLGGATANQDADLSYRRTGVTPGEGFTSFADLLKGHDGGQ, from the coding sequence ATGCGCACACTCACCGTGGTCACCGCGGGTCTGTCCAACCCGTCGACAACCCGCTCCGTGGCCGACCAGCTCACCAATGCCGTGGAGGCGGCCATCACCGCCCGCGGGGAGTCCGTGGACATCGAGGTCATCGAGATCCGCGATCTCATCTTCGATCTGGCCACCGCCTTCACCAGTGCTGGAATGAGCTCCCCCGCCCTTGATGCCGCGAAGGAGCGACTGGCGCACTCCGACGGTCTCATCGCCGTCACCCCGGTCTTCACCGCCAGCTACTCAGGCATCTTCAAGATGTTCTTCGACGCCCTGGATCCGAAGACCATCGTGGGTCTGCCCACCCTCATCGCGGCCTCCGCCGGCACTGAACGCCACTCCCTGGTGCTCGACCACGCGATCCGCCCGATGTTCAACTACCTGCGTGCCGTGGTCGTGCCCACCGGTGTGTTCGCCGCGACCGCCGATTTCGGTACCGAGGCGGGCGTGGAGTTCGAGCGTCGCGTCAACCGGGCGGCCGGGGAACTCGCCACCCTCATGCTCCAGGATTACGGCAGCGTGCAGGGCCTGGGTGGGGCCACCGCCAACCAGGATGCCGACCTGTCCTACCGCCGCACCGGGGTCACCCCGGGTGAGGGTTTCACCTCATTCGCGGACCTGCTCAAGGGTCACGACGGCGGGCAGTAG